ATAATAAAAAGTATTGTCCAGACACAAACAGGAATATTCAGATATGGACAGTGCCTCGAAAGACAAACTCTCAGATAACAGCAGCAAAATTAGAAAAATATTGCCTGATGATTTCATCTCAGCATCCACAGAGGAAACATGACGTTAGCAGAGATTTGAAAGGTTATTCAAGTGATAATGACAAGTGATGAAGGTGACATGATGAGCCAGAAACTGTAGAAGATAAAGCCCCTGTTTTTCTAAAACAATGCACCAAGGTGATTAGGGGTACAGAGGCGTTAAAATGTACCAATTAGAAAAGTGGTATATAGCTAAAATTATGGCTACTTTCCAAAAGAATAAACACAGGAAACGTACAAACTGATCATCGTCATGGTGATCAGAGGAAGAATGATGGAACCTTGAttccaaaagaaaaaaaatcaggtaAGTTCAAAAATACTGCCAGGGATTCAAAAAAAATAATTCTTGACTTTCCGTGTTGAATTGTGTGAAGTAACAGAGAACATAAAGGTAATGTGATGGACGGGATATATACAAACTTTTAAAAGACCTTCAATAGCTATCTTAAGGAGTCCTATGAGTAAGGTCAGAGCATGTGATGGCAACAGGGCAAGGAGCAAAAGGACATGGTTAGAGGTCATTGCTGCTGGGACACAGGTCCGAGAATTCTGGTTGGTTTGGCTGCAATTGAGGAATAGGTTTATCAAAACTTTCAGTTTTGAACTCAGCAGAAATAACTCGAGTTTCAGAAAAGCTGCATTTGGGTATTGACCTTTGGGTAATGTTGTCAGAAATGTGCTCGAGAGCTTTTATACTGTTGCATACTTCTATCCAAAAGAATACGAGAAATTATGAAATGAGAAAAGGTCATTTAGCTCATCAACAAATCACAAATAAATATCCCTTGTTATGGAGAACTACAGTTTACTGCTTTAATAAGTGAGAAAACTGGAAATACAATTCCAGAAATTGCAACTGACCAAAAATTTTGTGGTGCTGCTGATGCTGAGCAAGACTGGAACTAGTTCGGTATGGCAAATTGGAAAACAAAGAGACATGTTTCTAATTCAGCATTGTTGGAGCAGGGGTCAATGTAGGTCAGCGGGTTTAGGGGTGAACAGGTGAGAACTTTAAACGAGTTCCACCTTATACTGACTTCAAGGTGGGAGGCTGGTCAGGAGAACATTGGAACAGCTGGGTCGAGAGATATGAAAGGTACAAATGAGGGAGTCAGCCCCAGATATGTCAGGGACTGGAGCTGAGATGGAGAATgatatagagagggagagagggggagcgagagagagagagcaagagagagagagcgagagagagcgagagagagcgagagagagagagagagagcgagagagagcgagagatgcaCAGGTTATACCCAGGTTAGCGACAGATCTGACACGGTACACTCTTTGCGAGCGTCAGCTGTGGTGAAGCCACAGATAGCAGGCACAGGAAAACTCCAAAACTTGAAAAAAACTGCAAACCTTTTgtaaaagaaaagagagaaaaaggaaagagaaTGTCCCAAATAAAATCTGACTGAAGGAGCAAGCTGTATCGGATCAGCATCTGTATGGACGGAATAAACTGAGCATTTCTTACTTTCTGCAATGTAATTTTACAGAAAAAATATTTGATAAGGAGGAAAGTATGGCACTAATGTGCCATGATAGTATATTTGTCATTAACCTGATCAGAGATGTTATGGTGTACACcaaaacaggtgggacttgaatgcgACGTTTCTAGCCCACAGACAGGGACACATCCACCATACCACAAAGCCCTCTCCAAGTACAGTCGGTTCTGATATAACGTGATTGCGCGAGACAAGAAAATTGCTCAGGGGCTGAGCAATTTAAaataatggggctggaatcacatTATATCCAATCCAGGTCAGGAAAGTGTGCGTTCTACAAATAGCGGTCCaaattcttcaatcgcattaAAGCCGATTCGCGATGAAAAAACACGCAATATAGAAAAACCGACTCCATATTACAAACTTTATAAAAACGGCTAATCTGATCTTTTCAAAATATATGATGCAGCATCTGACAAAGTGGCTCCCTCGAGTGACTCAGCTCACTGCTGTCAGAAAGGCAGAGATGGCTGGAATTAACTGAAGCCTTGGATAATCAGGGTGGGCACCACTGAAGGTGTGAGAACTTAAAGCTTCTGAGAGAAGACACAAAAAGAGCCTCCCAACCCACACAGGGAATTCCAACATTATTACCGCCGCTTTGTGGGGCAATGGTAAACTTAACCTTGATCTGTATAACACTCTCGTAAAATACAATTTTACAGCAGAATACCAAAGAGGAAACGGAGGCAATATCAGAGGtatgggggaggggaatgagggtgaaagagagacagacagagagatgggggggggggggcaggtagagagagacagacagacagacagagagaggagggggagggagggaagaggggatgagagaggggggggggttgggagagagcgggcagagagagggagggggtgagacagatggagggaggtgggggggggaagagagagagacagagacagaaaagtgggggaaaggggggagagagcaggaagagagggagggggatgagagagagcgagggaggtgacaacccggggggggggggggggggggggggtatggagagagagagaaatgggggggaaggtaggggagagagagggtggggagagtgagagagatctcTGTTAAATCGAGCTAAAAACAAAAGCTTTCAGAAGGCAGCCACAATTTTTCCAGGAGTAAAGGCAATCTGTAAGTGCTGTAATCATAAAACTGAGGAGGAACTGGGAATCTCTCTCTCGAAGCCTACTCTATCCATGAGTATAGAAGCCATCACACCCACTGAACTGACTTCAGCTTTGAAACCCGTGCACCGAGGAAAGAGAAATCTTCAGGAAGTAACAGGTCTGaaattattaaaaaaaaactgatcttTGATTCTGTCCtcaggagactgtgtggagtgtgcacattctccccgtgtctgcgtggggatTGCCGCTGGAcactccgggttcctcccacaatccaatgatgtgggggttagggtgaattggccatgctaaattgctcatagtgttcagggatgtgtaggttagaggagttagccatgggaaatgtggggttatggggttggggtgggatgctgttcagagggtcagtgcagactcgatgggccaaatggtctcaatctccactgtagggattctatgatcttgtTCTCAGGCTCATATTTGTCTTCTGCACGCTTACTTTTAAAATTTGTACCTGTATTTTatctatgaggagaaagtgaggactgcagatgctggagatcagagctgaaaatgtgttgctggaaaagcgcagcaggtcaggcagcatccaaggagcaggagaatcgacggttcgggcatgagcccttcttcaggaatgaggagagtgtgccaagcaggctaagataaaaggtagggaagatggacttgggggaagggcgttggaaatgcgataggtggaaggaggttaaggtgagggtgataggccggagagggggtgggggcggagaggtcaggaagaagatcgcaggttaggaaggtggtgctgagttcgagggttgggactgagacaaggtggggggaggggaaatgaggaaactggagaaatctgagttcatcccttgtggttggagggttcccaggtggaagatgaggtgctcttcctccaaccgtcgtggtGCTATggtccatatccgccacaaattcacctgcacctccacacacatcatctattgcatccgctgcacccgatacatccgtcgtcatttccgccacctccaaacggaccccaccaccagggatatatttcccttccctcccctatcagcgttccgaaaagaccactccctccgtgactccctcgtcaggtccacaccccccaccaacccaacctccactcccggcaccttcccctgcaaccgcaagaaatgcaaaacttgcgcccccacctccccccttacttccctccaaggccccaaaagatccttccatatccgccacaaattcacctgcacccccacacacatcatttattgcatccactgcacctgatgtggcctcttctatattggggagacaggccacctacttgcggaacatttcagagaacacctctgggacacccggaccaaccaacccaaccaccccgtagctcaacacttcaacaccccctcccactccatcaaggacatgcaggtccttggactcctccatcgatAGACCATagcaaccctccaaccacaagggatgaactcagatttctccagtttcctcatttcccctcccccccaccttgtctcagtcccaaccctcgaactcagcaccgccttcctaacctgcaatcttcttcctgacctctccgcccccaccccctctccggcctatcaccctcaccttaacctccttccacctatcgcatttccaacgcccttcccccaagtccatcttccctaccttttatcttagcctgcttggcacactctcctcattcctgaagaagggctcatgcccgaaacgtcgattctcctgctccttggatgctgcctgacctgctgcgcttttccagcaacacattttcagctctgtattTTATCTAAACTATCACTTCTCAACTTAGCTTCCTCCTCTTGTTTTATGTTGCATGTTACTTTTATTTAAGTGTCAAGCTCTGCTGATGCTAAATGGACAAAGTGATGCAGTAAGCTATGAACTAGAACTCGCTGCTGAATACAGATTGGAAGCTTTCTTTCAGATATTGGATGTATGCTCGGACAGGAAAAGTGAGGGGAAGAGGAGAGCGGACAGATCTTTCAAAGAGGCACCTGCACAGTGGGTTGAATTGCCTCCAGTGACCCTGTAAGATTGCACGATTATTTATGATTTTGGTTCAATTTACAGTGAGTAGCCTCTCTGAATTTCATGTGATAATATAAGAACCTTGTACTAACCTGGGCGTGCTCCTCCCACAGTTATTGGAAGGGCTGGTGCTGAATCGCGGTGTCGGACAGTGCTGACTCCACCACGACACCACACCGCCAAGGGCGCAGTTCAAACACCAAAACGGTCTGTCAGAACCAACTGGGAGAGTAAGCTTTCCCAAACTCTCTCCAAACTGAGTCAAGAATGGCCGGTGGGCGTCAGGGGCTCTGCCGAAGTGACGCTGCCGCGTCCAGAGTCTGTAGCAGGCTGGCGACGAAAGTGCTAGAACAGTGTGCAACCCAAACCTGGAATGGGCGCAAGGGCACCTCCCGGTCGTGAACGGCAGACCTGGTGTCCGACGGGTCTTGCCAAAGCCAGCGTGGCACTGGGAAGCCGTCTGGGAATGTTGTGGAGCGATTGTCCTTTCGCAGCAGTGATCGCCTGCCTCACCGCCGTGGGTTAAACACGACAGTAAGGAAGCCAGCTCAACAGGAGGTGAAATCGGGAAGTCAGGACAACGGAACTGCATCGACGGTGGGAAAGGCCAGCGCGGGTCCTTTCGGTGGGACAGAGCAAGAGGCTTCCCACTGGCAGACTGCTCCGAACCTGGGGATGAGAGGTGGCAGAAAGGATCCAAGTGGGGCACTCGCTCAGAACTGAAGTAGAAATGTCGGTCGATACCTTTTTGGAATTGAAACCTACTGCACATTCCCAGAGCTACAATAACGTCAGACACTTGAGAGAACTCCTGCTGCATTtccacacactcagaaaacacactcagACCGCTGGCGATGGCAGACAAGTGTTCGAGGAGCATGAGCGTTCTGCAGTGTTTACCATGCCCCAAAGCGTCCATCAGCAGAACAGGCTGGTTCTTTAGTCTTAACCCTTCCATATGCTGGAGCTTGTGTCCCATGTAAACACTCTCACATTTGCTGCAGCCACAATCTACACATTTCAATGTCCTATCCTCCCAGAACGTTTCCAGTGTGGGGACATTCTGAGCACAATTTGACAAGAGCACAGCACGATTTGATTCCCTCACCTTTAACCTGGCAAAATCTGGTCTCCTTCTCGTGTTTCTCAGTGCTTTCAGTTTTGCAGAGCATGGGGCTGCTTCTTCACACACTGGTACCGTTCCAAATTTTCCAAAAGTGGTTGTACCATCCGTAATTAATTGACTGCTTTTCTTTTCTGTGCAGTTTACCTCCTGCTCTTGGCACGGATCATACGTGGTCTGTCCATGTGGCAGTGGAACAGAGCCTGAGTCACTGTGACGGAGTTCAATATTTTGGCATTCATTAATCTTGCTACTCATTGTATTATTGCCAATGGCAGCAACTCTTTTTGGCGTCAGTGGCTCAGCGTTTTGGAAGGAGTTGAGGACGGAAGTTTCATTTGGCGTCTGGTTTCCCTTCATATCTCCTCCGAGTGTTACCCCAGGGTCTGGCCCAGCATTGATCAATACTGTCGTTACTTCATCTCCTGCAGAGATCTCCACATCTGCTGTACCCTGAGGTGGCTTCAGCAAAGCACTCTCTGCCAGCCCTCCAGCAGTCACTGGGCCCTCTGCAGAaaggtctctgaccccctcatccTTTAGGGAGGCCAAAGGCTCTTGGGAAAACTTAACTAATTTGTTCTCGGAGAGCCTATCTTGGGAAAACACCGCTCTTGCTGGCCCGGTGTCATCTGATGATATCACAACTAACCCATTCTCTGCAAAGGTGCCCTTGGTTAATCCAAAGTCAAAAGCTATCCCTTCATTCTCATTCTCTCCAGTGAGGTCAATAATGACTATGTCTGTGGGTATGTCGACCAGCTCCCCATCAAAGTGAAGCTCATAAGTCACATTGCCAGCTGTTTCAGCTTCCTCGGCTGGCTCGTTCACCAGCGGTTTCTCTGGAAGTAGGGTACTAGGTGCCACACCCATTTCCTTGGCCAGTTCCACTGCTGTACAAACCTCCACAGCAGCCGCACTGGTATCTGCTGGAATGTCAGCCAACTCGGTCTCCATTAGTGTTTCATCAACCACCTGGCTGCTTGTGGGCAGCTCGTCCTCAGAGGTCAGCTCATACTCTGTGGTCAGCTCGCTGTCAGAGCTCAGCTCATCGTCCGTGGTCAGCTCGTCGTCTCCTGAATCCTCAGTGATGTCTGTCGGCACATCGACCAGCTCGTTCATTCTGAGCATAATGCTGGCCATCGCCTTTTCTACAGAAAATCCGTCAGGGAACCCACGTTCTGCGGACATCTCCGCACTCGTTTCTGCAGGGACGTCGTTCTCGGGAAAAGAGCTTTTAGGAGCTGGGACTCGCGAGGGTGCTGAGTTGCCAGTGTCTGCAGCCATCGGTGGATCTGCTGTTGCATCTGCGCGACTGTCAGTCACCCTGCTCTCAATCGGAAACTGAAAAATCACAAGTCCCGCACCTGCCTCTTCTTGTGCTTGGCCTTCAGTGGCTGGCTGAATCACAGTGGTCAGTTCCTCGCTACCAGGCCTGGCTGGGGTCATCTCCCTTTCTGCTTGCGCCTCCACCATTTCTGTATTCCCAGATGGTGCACCAGGCACCAAACCCTGAATGGTTCCATTTGATGCCATTACCTTGGCTGCGGTCAACTCGCTGTGTGCTGTAGGTCCCTCAGGGTGGGGAGCTGCTCTGAGATTTATGCAGGTCATATGCTCACTGGTTATTCCACCTTCTAAGGCCTGAAAGACCAATACATTGCTGGGGATTTCGCTTCCCACGGGCAATAGGACAGTGCCGTTATGTGAAGGTGCCTCAGCAGGCCTGGTCTCAACAATCATCCCAATCGTCACTAGGCCTTCAACAGGCATAGAGGCAGGAATCTGATCAGGCCCATCACTGTTCACAAAGCCTTCCACAGGCGTCCCCTGAACCAACACAGTCTCTGGAAACGTCTGGCCGCTCGCTGCACGGGTAGCTACTGCATTGTCTCTAAATGCCTCACCAGTACCCTCACCTCTGTCTAGCTTCTCAACTTTAGTGTGCTTCACTGGCCTGGCGGGGTGGCTCGGGCCTTCGGCACTGGTGTTTTCGGGAGGCACGTCGTTGGTTGCTGCGTTTTCAGTGCCCCTTTGATTGGCAGACGCccgccccagccccagcccatcACTGCTGGGCGTCTGCTGCGCAGTTCGACACGGGAGATCACGACACTTGGTCACACACGGGGGTACGTCAGCAGCAGCAGGGATCCGCCTCTCACACCGGTCCATTAGAGCTCTCTCATGCCTGGCCCCACTGCTCACGTCATCTCCACCTGCCAAGAGGACGACAGAAGGAAGGTTACCCTCCGAGTAGTCAGCACAGGGGAATATCACACAGACAGGCAAAGCCACAGTTTTCCCTTCCCTGATTGAAGCCCACCTCACCACTTGGCCAATGAGTTAACTTGAGATTGCTCAAAATGTACGAAACTGTCTAGGAGAGTATGACGTGAGGTTGGCTGATGTATCTGCCAATCCAAATACACCTTCCCTCAATGCAGTGTCACCTCAATAAATCTCAAAACGTTCAGCATCTCCACTTGCCAATATGAATGTGAAAATTTCTTTCCCTTGTTAAAACTGCGATACTTTCCTTGCTATTTTCTGTTCAAGTTAACTTCGACTGGCACACGAGTGCAATAAAAATCCAACTTAGATATTGAATAGCgacttttgagaagatttgtagctcaggttgagattctggatgtaagtttgctcgctgagctggaaggtttattttcagacgttcagtcaccatactaggtaacaccagcgcttcaccggaggctcactgacgatgttacctaatatggtgacgaaatgtctgaaagcaaaccttccagctcagataCTGGATAGAAGCTCTGCGGGAATAGTTCAAAACCCTAGACTGTAAAAAGATGTAACCTGAGAAGGAGAAGATAAAACATTTGCAGGCTTTGGAAGAAATACAGAGGATTTGGATTTGCTGGATAGATCACCTGAAGAGTAAAAAGGCCGAATGGTCTCCCTTCCCTTTTGCTCTGGGAGAGCACAGTGCTGGTTTACCTCATAGGGAGGAGCAGAACTTCATAGcttattgaaacatttaaaaggggaTCCTTGCCTAACAGATGCAAGTTCTTGatggtagcacggtggctcagtggttagcaccgctgcctcacagcaccagggattcaggttcgattccagcctcaggcgactgtgtgtgtgtgtgtgtgtgtgtgtgtgtgtgtgcgcgtgcgtgtgtggaGTTCTcatgacagtccaaagatgtgcaggctcagtAGAGTAGCCACAGGAATTGCATGGTTGCGGGGttagggtggtggggttggtttggatttgatggtccaaatggcctactttcacactgtggggattccaaGAAAAGTGCTGCTGTAGCTGGCTCAATTTACTTGGGAGTAATCCTGGAAAAGCAGGTGAAACAGGAGAGTCTGCCAAGCACTTGCTCCTTCTCTTTCCCCTGCTCAACACAGAATTATAATCAGAGTAGAAACCGGTGGCCGCAAGTTTGTCAGATCCATAGGTTAGCAATTAGCACAGAGGCACAACCAAACACAATGGATTCACTGCTGATACAAGTTGGGGGTACAAAAATGGAATTCACATTTGTTCAAGACATCATTTCCCTATAGGATAGTCCAAAGACTAATGTGGGCAATGTGTCAGAAGCTGGGAACAAATACTGAGCAAATGTCAGTTTATGATGGGCTCTTGGACAGGACAGGCCCATGCTCGTTTTCACATGTTtttttactcattcatgggatgtgggcatcgttgACTGGACCATTATGTGTTGCCATTCCTCatggcccttgagaaggtgggggtgagttgccttcttgaactgctgcagtccacgtgttgTAGGCAGACCTACAATTACAGAGGGAGTTCCaggtttgacccagtgacattgaaggagcaGCCAtacatttctaagtcaggatggtgagtggcttggaggggaatttgcaggtggtggtgtttccctgtgcctgctgcccttgtccttccagatggaagtggtttagaaggtgctgtctaagaactGTTGGGTGAGTTACTATTACACACCCTATAGAGACTGTAGGACGTGACTTgtgcattgtagatggtggacagacttcgGGGAGTCAAGAGGCAagttactcattgcagtattcctaacctctgacctgctcttgtacccactgtgtttatgtggtaagtccagttcagtttctgatgaatAGTAATTCCCAGAATATTGATAGTGGGAAATTCAGTGATGACGATGCTATTGACTGtaaaggggcaatggttagattgtctctcatTGGAGCTGGACATTGTTGGCATTTGTGTAGCATAAAGcttacttgccatttatcagcccaagcctggatattgtccagatcttgttgcatttgaacagactgcgtcagtatctgaggagtcataaatGGAGCTGAACATTGGTGAACAACCCCATTTCTgtccttatgacagagggaacgtcattgatgaaggagctgaagattgGGCCGAGGATCTGAGAAACTCCTGCGAtatcttggagctgagatgacttgacatccaacaaccacaactgtCTTCCTATGTACCAGGTATGACTAAACAGCCAACAGTTTGTCCTCTGACACCCATGATTCCCGTCCTCCTCAGGCTCCGTGATGTCGCACATGattaaatgcagccttgatatcaagagcaatcactctcccctcccctctggaatccagctggtttgtccatatttgaacctgGGCTataatcaggtcaggagctgagtgaccctgggggaacccaaactgggtgtcactgagcaggtgctgcttgatagcactgttggtgagcccttccatcactttaccgaggattgagagtagactgatgaggtagTAATTGGTTGGGTTGGATTTGAACTCGTTTTTATGCACAAGGCAGTGTTATAACTGTACTGAATCAACTTGCATAGGTTTGCAGCAAGTTCTGCAGCATGGATCTTCAACACTGTTACTGGAATATTACCTTGGCATCAGACAATGGATACTTAATTTTTTGACATCATGTGGAGTAAACTGAATTGGTTCAGGACTGGtatctaaccctaactctaacctcTGGAGGTGTGTTATGGGATCTTTTATATTCACGTGAACAGGACTCGGATTACAATTTTGGAGTGCAAAATGCCAAATAAAAGCCAATTCATTGTCTCTTCTTGATCAATGCACCGATACTTTCCAGATAATGCTACAGCACGTATAGCCCCCATGTCAAGAGTCTATCAGAACAATGGCACAAACAACTTTCTTCAAACAAGCAACTCTTCGTTGGTGACAACCCAATCTGATTTTTGACACTGAAGATTGATGAACTGAGGTCAGTGCTGGCCAATGTTTGTAGACTGGCTGCTGCCTCAGTGAGGGGTAGGGTAAACCCTCTGCACTCAGCAAAGCATCACAGCTGGAGAAGGTGACTGGAGGACTCTGAAGTAACCAATGGAGTTCCTGGGAACCATCAGGAAAGACAAGAGCTGGGGTTGGTTTGAGCCAAACTGGGCCGATTTCCCATTGGTACTGGCAGAGCTGAGCTCTATACAGCCACAAGTATCATTGATATATGATATCATATGTGATATGGTATCATATATATACCACAAGTATCATTAATTTCGGACACAGTCCAGTGTGTCTCTACCTCACTGTCCTGCATATACATTGGGTTTTGGGGTTGGAAATGATTTGACTCTGCTGAGGTTCTACATTACAattcaatacagcacaggaacaggaccCTTCGGCTGACCAAGCCTGAAGTGAATCTAATCCTTATTTAGGCACGTTACTTATTGCCTGTGCATGGTTTCCATCCCTCTGTTTGCCTCTTGTTCATGGTTCCTATATTTGAAACTGCTGTGGGCAACCCTGAAATGACTTTCCAGGGCGCATGGAGGAACACACGTGTTCTGTTGACACAGGGAACTGAATGATGCCACTGGCTGAACACTAACTATGACTGTATGCTCACCGCTTGGACTGACTGCGAAAGGAGCCACCTCTTCACCAGAAGGGATATGGGCTTCAGGCAACTTGACTCTCAGCTCGATACTGTGAAACAAGACAAAAAGACTAAGCAAACAAAACATTTTATATAAATCGAACACACAAAGGAGCACTTTCCCCACTCCCACGACCTTTTCTTGGAACTCCAGGTTTCCTGTTGCTTTTCTTGCCTTCCTTTCAGCTCTTAAATCTTCATGTCCAGCTAAACCTTCTGCTCTCCTTCCCAGTGGTTACTTTGagatttccccttcccccagcgTAATCCATGCGATTGACCGCAGAATTTTAAACACGCAATCTGAAAAGTGCAGGTTTAAAAAGCTCTGCTCTAAGAACAGGCCCCTGCCACATAAATATCTGTTCTGTTGCACAAATTAATAACCACTGGGAGCCTGTGCTAACCAAGGTACATTTTAAGCCTATCCAAATATTAAGTTGTAAGTTGCCTCCTAAGGCTCAGAGGCTAATTGTAAATTGCTTTTGAACGTGACTGTTTTTTTCTAAATTATTTAGTCCAAATGACTCGTGAACATTTGTATTTTAATGAAGGAGTTTTAAAAATTAACCACTTGTGGTGGGGGGACTGTCCACGATTAAAAACACTCCCAGTTTTGTGCTCAAGCAATCTTTGATTGTATTAATCAAGCAAATCGGACCATTGAGaggagatttttttaaaaggaaATGTTGAAAGGGAAGTTGTATTTTGAAAGGCCGTGATCTCCAAGTGGGTTTGAGCAGAATCTTGAGGGGAGAGTAATTCCCTTCCGAATGAACGTAACTCCTGCCCATTCTGTCAACTACATTAAAGGTGGAAACCAACAACACAAAAGCGCATCAAAGGGGGCGGGTGCAGGGTTGCTGGTTTGTCATAGCCATGAAGAATTTCACTCTAACAGTCAGGAGTTCTATAATCCAATCACACTGAACTTTAATGTTTTTCTTCAAGTCACGACTGGATTAATAAGTGGCTATCTTCTGGTTATGACTCTTAACTTTCTGTACCTAATTCACATTCCTCCCATTCCAGCGACCATGGGAAATCTGAGTGAACTCAATTAACCTGTCTTAAATTACacatcttcacctttgacaatgAGACATATGTGGTCTGCTTGAGCAGGTGTGAAGACTCAGTGGCACAATTTGAGAAGTTATCAAGTGTGTCCTGGGCAATATTTATTTCAGACAAATAAATTATTTGGTAATTCAGCTCATTCATGCGAGTGGAACACTCTCATGTGCAGAGCCTGCAATTCACAGGCTGATAGTACATTGAAATGGAGCCTTCATCTCCAGGACATCTCAGTCAGGACTGTACCCATAGTGATCCCAGTCAACAATACGCAATGTGTGATGGAGCAGGGAGCTTCAGCATGTGGCACCCTGATCACCAGTGACAGCATCGGTGATACTGGGTGATCTTAGACCAATGTCAGCTGGACCGCTATCTGTGGTATGTGTCACTATGGAAACCGCCTGAGCAGACGCAGAGTGGGAACAAGAAGCCAATCAGGGGAAGAACTGCACTGATGAAGCAATACTGAGAGGGGTGGCCAACCTGAAAATATTTAGCAATTGAAAGCTGCAAGTGAAGGAATTGAGAGATTAACGTTGACATCTCTTGACAGATTGGGTCATGTTTTCTTTCAATGAGGTGAGCAATAAACCATCAGACAATGTTCAAAAACGGGAGAAAATACAGGCCTATGTGACATG
The window above is part of the Chiloscyllium punctatum isolate Juve2018m chromosome 17, sChiPun1.3, whole genome shotgun sequence genome. Proteins encoded here:
- the LOC140487810 gene encoding uncharacterized protein isoform X2, which codes for MDRCERRIPAAADVPPCVTKCRDLPCRTAQQTPSSDGLGLGRASANQRGTENAATNDVPPENTSAEGPSHPARPVKHTKVEKLDRGEGTGEAFRDNAVATRAASGQTFPETVLVQGTPVEGFVNSDGPDQIPASMPVEGLVTIGMIVETRPAEAPSHNGTVLLPVGSEIPSNVLVFQALEGGITSEHMTCINLRAAPHPEGPTAHSELTAAKVMASNGTIQGLVPGAPSGNTEMVEAQAEREMTPARPGSEELTTVIQPATEGQAQEEAGAGLVIFQFPIESRVTDSRADATADPPMAADTGNSAPSRVPAPKSSFPENDVPAETSAEMSAERGFPDGFSVEKAMASIMLRMNELVDVPTDITEDSGDDELTTDDELSSDSELTTEYELTSEDELPTSSQVVDETLMETELADIPADTSAAAVEVCTAVELAKEMGVAPSTLLPEKPLVNEPAEEAETAGNVTYELHFDGELVDIPTDIVIIDLTGENENEGIAFDFGLTKGTFAENGLVVISSDDTGPARAVFSQDRLSENKLVKFSQEPLASLKDEGVRDLSAEGPVTAGGLAESALLKPPQGTADVEISAGDEVTTVLINAGPDPGVTLGGDMKGNQTPNETSVLNSFQNAEPLTPKRVAAIGNNTMSSKINECQNIELRHSDSGSVPLPHGQTTYDPCQEQEVNCTEKKSSQLITDGTTTFGKFGTVPVCEEAAPCSAKLKALRNTRRRPDFARLKVRESNRAVLLSNCAQNVPTLETFWEDRTLKCVDCGCSKCESVYMGHKLQHMEGLRLKNQPVLLMDALGHGKHCRTLMLLEHLSAIASGLSVFSECVEMQQEFSQVSDVIVALGMCSRFQFQKGIDRHFYFSSERVPHLDPFCHLSSPGSEQSASGKPLALSHRKDPRWPFPPSMQFRCPDFPISPPVELASLLSCLTHGGEAGDHCCERTIAPQHSQTASQCHAGFGKTRRTPGLPFTTGRCPCAHSRFGLHTVLALSSPACYRLWTRQRHFGRAPDAHRPFLTQFGESLGKLTLPVGSDRPFWCLNCALGGVVSWWSQHCPTPRFSTSPSNNCGRSTPSDLQPLNFACIKEPYPTLPDPPTSTPGCTVTDSTFSSSAPLVPSITYVETQLHSEEKEERVPYDKSVSKSKGSLRKVSQIRIRKGVPKQDTNLTPMGLPKPKRLKKKEFSLEEIYTNQNYKSPSAHSKYLETIFEEPVLKKGSFVCTSLQKRKRLLEFQDYTLPRKRRAHAGVKILSRTRGRKAATTRDGEIDSLLVQKLTDLEAYLDEED